The following coding sequences lie in one Yoonia sp. G8-12 genomic window:
- a CDS encoding GFA family protein, with the protein MGFDGGCACGALRYKIKNSPFSEVHCHCESCRRATGSPMTSYFGVGRAQVTWTGSRSFYNSSPGVTRGFCSQCGTPMHYMSTRWPGEIYLFAATLDDLTLYKPSAHVHWAERVPWLITDDGLPRYNGHAT; encoded by the coding sequence ATGGGATTTGATGGTGGCTGCGCTTGCGGGGCTCTCCGATATAAGATCAAGAACTCACCGTTCTCGGAGGTCCACTGCCATTGTGAAAGCTGCCGCAGGGCAACTGGGTCGCCAATGACAAGTTACTTTGGCGTAGGTCGGGCACAAGTCACATGGACAGGCTCACGCAGCTTCTACAATTCCTCACCGGGTGTGACACGTGGATTTTGCAGTCAATGCGGTACGCCAATGCATTATATGAGCACACGTTGGCCCGGAGAAATATATCTATTCGCTGCAACCTTGGATGATCTGACGCTCTACAAGCCAAGCGCGCATGTGCATTGGGCGGAGCGTGTACCTTGGCTCATCACGGATGACGGTCTACCAAGATATAATGGCCACGCAACGTGA
- a CDS encoding helix-turn-helix transcriptional regulator, whose product MIYLSDKQVAARYAVDRAAIWRWCKVEPDFPGPVKLTPERHAGVSPTSNLGN is encoded by the coding sequence ATGATCTACCTTTCCGACAAGCAAGTTGCCGCACGATACGCCGTCGATCGCGCCGCGATCTGGCGCTGGTGCAAGGTTGAGCCGGACTTCCCAGGGCCGGTCAAACTCACCCCGGAACGACACGCTGGCGTCTCGCCGACCTCGAATCTTGGGAATTGA
- a CDS encoding class II histone deacetylase, translated as MTRKTGYVFHESYLWHNTGVGAAFLPSGGAIQPDQPHAENSETKRRIENLLSVSGIKKHLHVLDDITPATRDELCLFHTAEYVDGIKEMSDAGGGDAGELTPFAAGGYEIACLSVGGGLTAGRAILRGEIDNAYVLNRPPGHHAEADMGRGFCIFGNGAVTAKALRKEFGLGRIAIIDYDVHHGNGTQKAFYDDPDTLVISMHQIQFYPPDTGFVQETGEGAGTGYNLNVPLPPGSGHGAYLHAMETVVVPALDWFAPELIIVLSGFDAGGIDPLGRNMAYSDTYREIIGKLQAQADAHSKGRMLVLHEGGYSAAYTPFCGLAVVETLCGASSGIEDPFLPIIAGMGMQDLQPHQAEMIAQSAALVPGVSRPRELAEV; from the coding sequence ATGACCCGCAAAACCGGCTACGTATTTCACGAATCCTATCTTTGGCACAATACAGGGGTCGGAGCAGCTTTTCTGCCCTCGGGCGGTGCGATCCAGCCCGACCAGCCCCATGCCGAGAACTCGGAAACCAAGCGCCGCATTGAAAACCTGCTCAGCGTCAGTGGCATCAAGAAGCATCTTCATGTTCTCGACGATATCACCCCGGCGACCCGCGACGAGCTGTGCTTGTTCCACACAGCCGAATACGTGGACGGTATCAAGGAGATGAGCGATGCAGGCGGTGGCGACGCGGGCGAACTGACCCCCTTTGCAGCCGGTGGATATGAAATTGCATGCTTGTCGGTCGGCGGCGGGTTGACCGCAGGCCGGGCCATTCTACGCGGTGAGATCGACAACGCCTATGTTTTGAACCGCCCGCCAGGCCACCATGCCGAGGCAGATATGGGCCGAGGTTTCTGCATTTTCGGCAACGGCGCAGTGACTGCAAAGGCGCTTCGCAAAGAGTTCGGGCTGGGCCGGATCGCAATCATCGACTATGATGTGCATCACGGCAACGGCACTCAGAAAGCCTTCTATGACGACCCCGATACGCTGGTCATTTCGATGCATCAGATCCAGTTCTACCCACCCGACACAGGATTTGTACAAGAAACAGGTGAAGGCGCGGGAACAGGCTATAACCTGAACGTGCCGCTTCCTCCGGGATCGGGCCATGGTGCCTATCTGCATGCCATGGAGACGGTCGTGGTTCCGGCTCTGGATTGGTTCGCGCCTGAGCTGATCATCGTCCTCTCCGGCTTCGATGCAGGCGGGATCGACCCGCTGGGGCGCAACATGGCTTATAGCGACACGTATCGCGAAATCATTGGCAAGTTGCAGGCCCAGGCCGATGCCCATTCAAAAGGTCGGATGCTGGTGCTACACGAGGGTGGTTATTCGGCAGCCTACACACCTTTCTGCGGGCTGGCCGTGGTCGAAACCCTTTGCGGTGCCAGCAGCGGTATCGAAGATCCGTTCCTGCCGATCATCGCCGGAATGGGAATGCAAGATCTTCAGCCGCATCAGGCTGAGATGATCGCCCAATCTGCGGCACTTGTCCCTGGCGTCTCTCGGCCACGAGAACTGGCAGAGGTTTGA
- a CDS encoding AAA family ATPase produces MADGNMSTSLKVGRLPKAGSAPANDCSLCPTPFTWQEPDTIPTRQWLYGRHLMRGIVSLTVAPGGVGKSSLVILQALELVTGRELLGHGIGASVRVWVINLEDDRDELTRRLVAAMKYYGLDSKDIGDRLYLDSGLDQPLMLARESRDDLLLNEAIFQRMEEVIRREQIDVVIIDPFVSAHQVNEADNGKIDRVAKRLSRLSMDCNCAIELVHHTRKLNGMAASSEASRGASSLLAAARSSRALQKASEKERREWGSPMTMEPISLSNGIRRTSRMLADWKSTGPFPSRLAKETRLPLSNASIHRMLSKAFLAVICWQYSRQWMERSFVFQTRPDSGWVRKSR; encoded by the coding sequence ATGGCGGATGGTAATATGAGCACCTCTCTGAAGGTTGGGCGCCTCCCGAAAGCGGGTTCCGCGCCCGCGAATGACTGCTCGCTGTGCCCGACGCCGTTCACTTGGCAGGAGCCGGATACGATACCAACGAGACAGTGGCTCTACGGGCGCCACCTCATGCGTGGCATCGTGTCTCTCACGGTCGCCCCAGGCGGCGTTGGCAAATCTAGCTTGGTGATCTTGCAGGCCCTCGAGCTTGTCACCGGGCGTGAGCTGCTCGGACACGGTATCGGAGCATCCGTACGGGTCTGGGTCATTAACCTCGAAGACGACAGGGACGAGCTAACTCGCCGTTTGGTTGCGGCGATGAAGTACTACGGCCTCGATTCCAAAGACATCGGTGACAGGCTCTATCTGGACAGTGGTCTCGATCAGCCGCTCATGCTTGCCAGAGAGAGTCGGGACGATCTTCTTCTAAACGAGGCGATATTCCAAAGAATGGAAGAGGTGATCCGTCGCGAACAGATCGACGTGGTCATTATCGATCCGTTCGTCTCCGCGCACCAAGTCAACGAGGCTGACAACGGCAAGATCGACCGTGTTGCAAAGCGACTGTCCCGGCTGAGCATGGATTGCAATTGCGCGATCGAACTCGTCCACCACACCCGTAAGCTCAATGGAATGGCCGCGAGTTCGGAAGCCAGCCGCGGGGCGAGCAGCTTGCTTGCAGCAGCCCGGTCGTCGAGGGCCCTGCAAAAGGCCAGCGAGAAGGAGCGTCGGGAGTGGGGGTCGCCGATGACTATGGAACCTATTTCTTTGTCGAACGGGATAAGGCGAACCTCGCGCATGCTGGCGGATTGGAAATCTACCGGACCGTTTCCGTCCCGCTTGGCCAAGGAGACGAGGTTGCCGTTATCGAACGCTTCTATCCACCGGATGCTTTCGAAGGCATTTCTCGCAGTGATTTGCTGGCAGTACAGCAGGCAGTGGATGGAAAGGAGCTTCGTTTTTCAGACCAGGCCGGACAGTGGGTGGGTCAGGAAATCGCGCTAG
- a CDS encoding methyl-accepting chemotaxis protein: protein MLRDDNPSIGRFDKSFLIHMIRDFFIILIIVTAVEFSLKAGLVWYNYVVDGEEEAAAVAEDLADNVRSIMQNEGGPVAARTMYPILERNWSDLGYVIAIEPTPVTVDSIEEGFGFTPRGIPAGEWPNGRFKAYEIEIVAEEFCLACHTQASIGETLGRVTVRNYLSRDFAIWLKDIRLTAALSVGKIVLHSFLLFLILRARLEPLMQLRAVVSNLARAYGSLSHRAEIRTSDEFGVLARDLNLFLDRISTIIHELDAVLAKVVTANDDIIAVQSDLRQSIDSVVSSVRTLERDAMLSAKQEPRLSNDWFLAIRSQVEELDAMVSQAAGNEAATKLLDTLGQVVSDAEAQISTSQAVFQKLADIGDRSEMLKDSMFEMTRLEERLKGIIETCGSLVNRLQPENRKPDS, encoded by the coding sequence ATGCTTCGTGACGACAACCCTTCGATAGGCCGGTTCGATAAATCGTTTCTGATTCACATGATCAGGGATTTCTTCATTATTTTGATCATCGTTACCGCTGTTGAGTTTTCACTAAAGGCGGGACTAGTCTGGTACAATTACGTTGTCGATGGTGAGGAAGAAGCCGCAGCCGTTGCAGAAGATCTTGCTGACAATGTCCGATCAATTATGCAGAACGAAGGCGGGCCAGTGGCCGCGCGGACAATGTACCCAATCCTCGAACGCAATTGGTCTGATCTAGGCTACGTCATTGCCATCGAACCCACTCCTGTAACAGTTGATTCGATTGAAGAAGGATTTGGCTTCACACCGCGTGGTATACCTGCTGGCGAATGGCCGAATGGCAGGTTCAAGGCTTATGAAATTGAAATTGTTGCAGAAGAGTTTTGCTTGGCCTGCCACACACAGGCCAGCATCGGAGAAACGCTTGGCAGGGTGACAGTTCGCAACTACCTCTCCCGCGATTTCGCCATATGGCTCAAAGACATCCGCCTAACCGCAGCGCTGTCCGTCGGGAAGATCGTCCTTCACTCATTCTTGTTGTTTCTCATTCTTCGCGCCCGGCTCGAACCACTCATGCAACTTAGGGCCGTAGTTAGCAATCTGGCGCGCGCTTATGGAAGCCTCAGTCATCGTGCCGAGATCAGGACGTCTGACGAATTCGGTGTGCTAGCGCGTGACCTCAACCTCTTTCTGGATCGAATATCCACAATCATCCACGAACTGGATGCAGTTCTGGCCAAAGTCGTAACTGCAAATGATGATATCATTGCCGTACAGAGCGATCTTCGTCAGTCAATTGACAGCGTCGTGTCCAGTGTTCGAACGCTTGAAAGAGATGCCATGCTGAGTGCAAAACAAGAGCCTCGGTTGTCGAACGACTGGTTTTTAGCCATCCGCAGTCAAGTTGAAGAGCTAGATGCAATGGTGTCTCAAGCGGCCGGAAACGAAGCCGCCACAAAGCTTTTGGATACGCTGGGGCAAGTGGTTTCCGATGCAGAAGCGCAGATTTCAACCAGCCAAGCCGTGTTTCAAAAACTCGCGGACATTGGCGATCGGAGTGAGATGCTCAAAGATTCAATGTTTGAAATGACACGTCTGGAAGAGCGTCTTAAAGGAATTATTGAGACTTGTGGAAGTCTGGTAAATCGATTGCAACCAGAAAACCGCAAGCCTGATAGCTGA
- a CDS encoding helix-turn-helix transcriptional regulator — protein MSTLDQVGAVLMEIHELPERVPFDEFQDAALQAVKRVVSFDAAWWGLVAGLEIHSATRFELPEGYRRHWESVREHDPIASAALGAPFVTVRFNHQDLETYPEISNFLEVYGIHHVLCTATRQRDLALYAFLSLYRNDAPFTEEERSVKQVLVPHLLHALGQSWRRNMERGLQSLNGQPDIRAAAICDRRGLVLSSEAALQGVLRREWPSWQGPHLPETLEQALSRNDRFVGTHIQVKIDAVSGLFLLRLSERDPFDDLTQREADVARLFAEGHTYKEVARELNLAPSTARHYLRNVYSKLDVSDKAALAILLVRRDEGSEMARFTVV, from the coding sequence ATGTCGACGCTCGACCAGGTGGGTGCGGTGCTGATGGAAATTCACGAACTCCCCGAGAGGGTGCCTTTTGATGAGTTTCAGGACGCTGCCTTACAAGCGGTAAAACGGGTTGTTTCTTTCGATGCAGCTTGGTGGGGGCTTGTTGCGGGTCTGGAAATTCACTCTGCAACGCGGTTTGAACTGCCCGAAGGATACCGCCGTCATTGGGAAAGCGTGCGCGAACATGATCCTATCGCAAGTGCGGCGCTTGGCGCGCCATTTGTGACTGTGCGGTTCAATCATCAGGACTTGGAAACCTACCCGGAAATCTCCAATTTTCTGGAGGTCTATGGAATTCACCACGTTCTGTGCACGGCCACCCGCCAACGCGACCTTGCGCTTTATGCGTTTTTGTCGCTCTACCGGAATGATGCCCCCTTCACCGAAGAAGAACGCTCGGTCAAGCAGGTCCTGGTGCCCCATCTTTTGCACGCACTCGGGCAAAGTTGGCGGAGAAACATGGAGCGAGGTCTGCAAAGCCTGAATGGCCAGCCTGATATTCGTGCCGCAGCGATTTGCGACCGGCGCGGCCTGGTGCTTTCGTCTGAAGCGGCTTTGCAAGGTGTCCTGCGTCGCGAATGGCCTTCTTGGCAAGGGCCGCATCTGCCGGAAACACTGGAGCAGGCGCTGAGCCGGAATGATCGCTTTGTCGGAACCCATATACAGGTGAAGATTGATGCGGTCTCCGGGCTCTTTCTGCTGCGTCTGTCCGAGCGTGACCCGTTTGACGACCTGACTCAGCGCGAGGCGGATGTGGCCCGACTGTTCGCCGAAGGACATACCTACAAGGAAGTCGCGAGAGAACTGAACCTTGCCCCGTCGACCGCGCGGCACTACCTGCGCAACGTGTATTCCAAGCTGGATGTGTCCGACAAGGCAGCTTTGGCGATTCTCTTGGTGCGCCGCGACGAAGGCTCTGAAATGGCACGTTTCACCGTTGTCTGA
- a CDS encoding tyrosine-type recombinase/integrase — protein sequence MPKRAKELGSLEVKRLKGPGTFAVGGVAGLALQIGRFDSRSWVFRYRFNGRRREAGIGPYPDVPLAKAREYAREARQQIREGVDPIAHRQAVRRRLLTFAEAVNLYDAEKAVEFRSAVHHRQWRASLERHVIPMLGAMAVGDVVLQDVMDVLRPIWTTKTETASKVRQRIERVLDYATVTGHRSGDNPARWRGNLDLVLPAPTKLTGGRNYPSLRLDDAVRWFAALQERDGVSARALEFQALTAARSGAVRFMTWDEVNFETGLWTIQPGREASKIPPSGRPHRVPLAYSSRTLLTDLPRAEGTPLVFWNTRGGALSDAALAAVMRKIHEADLRAGGNGFVDAQTGVPAVPHGLRSTFRTWVGERTDFDGDMAEIALAHKVGNKVRQAYDRADQVEKRRYMMAAWAAFLSSDGMQETEKTEAPEAPINRVMEAG from the coding sequence GCAGATCGGGCGGTTCGATTCCCGATCGTGGGTGTTTCGCTACCGATTCAATGGCCGTCGCAGGGAGGCTGGCATCGGGCCCTACCCGGACGTGCCGCTGGCGAAGGCCCGGGAATATGCCCGCGAAGCGCGCCAGCAAATTCGAGAGGGGGTCGACCCAATCGCGCATCGTCAGGCTGTCCGTCGCCGGCTTCTTACCTTCGCGGAGGCAGTCAATCTTTACGACGCCGAGAAGGCGGTGGAATTTAGGAGCGCAGTTCACCATAGGCAATGGCGTGCCTCGCTTGAACGGCACGTCATACCCATGCTCGGCGCCATGGCGGTCGGGGACGTGGTGCTGCAGGATGTCATGGATGTCCTGCGCCCAATCTGGACGACCAAGACCGAGACAGCTTCAAAGGTCCGTCAGCGTATTGAGCGCGTCCTCGACTATGCGACCGTCACCGGACATCGATCGGGTGACAACCCGGCGCGCTGGCGCGGAAACCTCGACTTGGTTCTCCCGGCACCGACGAAGCTCACGGGGGGCCGCAACTACCCATCGCTTCGTCTCGACGATGCCGTGCGCTGGTTTGCGGCACTTCAAGAACGTGACGGTGTCAGTGCCCGAGCCCTGGAATTCCAGGCGCTGACCGCCGCGCGGAGCGGCGCGGTCCGTTTCATGACGTGGGACGAGGTTAACTTCGAGACCGGCCTCTGGACGATCCAGCCCGGGCGGGAAGCCTCGAAGATTCCGCCATCAGGACGGCCGCACAGGGTGCCGCTTGCTTACTCCTCAAGGACTCTTCTCACGGACCTACCTCGTGCCGAGGGCACCCCGCTGGTGTTCTGGAACACGCGGGGCGGCGCCCTGTCCGACGCCGCGCTCGCGGCGGTCATGCGCAAGATCCACGAAGCCGACCTCCGTGCCGGCGGCAACGGATTCGTCGATGCGCAGACCGGTGTCCCGGCTGTGCCCCATGGGCTGCGCTCGACCTTCAGGACTTGGGTTGGCGAGAGAACCGACTTCGACGGCGACATGGCAGAGATTGCGCTGGCCCACAAAGTCGGGAACAAGGTGCGGCAAGCCTACGACCGGGCAGACCAGGTCGAGAAGCGCCGGTACATGATGGCAGCTTGGGCCGCTTTTTTGTCTAGCGACGGGATGCAGGAAACGGAGAAAACGGAAGCGCCAGAAGCTCCCATCAATCGTGTTATGGAGGCAGGATAA